A portion of the Gorilla gorilla gorilla isolate KB3781 chromosome X, NHGRI_mGorGor1-v2.1_pri, whole genome shotgun sequence genome contains these proteins:
- the LOC101131372 gene encoding kita-kyushu lung cancer antigen 1-like: MNIFLLLASGILCALIVFWKYRFQGNNGEMSSVSTAFALLRRFSGLISSNTDNDLLFNNLSRDILNNFSHSKDTQKRLLVNLKWVEYKMAELEYFLVSEGLRGASGHQKFTSKAYRM; encoded by the exons ATGAACATTTTTTTACTCCTAGCGAGCGGCATTCTGTGTGCCTTGATTGTCTTCTGGAAATATCGCTTTCAG GGAAACAATGGCGAAATGTCATCAGTTTCAACTGCTTTTGCACTACTAAGACGCTTTTCTGGGTTAATTAGCAGCAATACAGACAACGATCTTTTATTCAACAACCTCTCTcgagatattttaaataatttctcacaCTCCAAAGACACGCAGAAGCGACTATTGGTAAACCTGAAGTGGGTGGAATACAAAATGGCTGAACTGGAATATTTTCTAGTTAGCGAGGGTTTGAGAGGTGCGTCAGGTCACCAGAAATTCACCTCAAAAGCGTACAGGATGTAA